DNA from bacterium:
CATTAAACTCCTTGTGGAATATTTCGCACCGGTATCCTATTGTTTAACAAAGAGTTACTTCTCAAATCAACGCTCAATTCCTGAATCCTTGATTTAATCAGGGACAGGAACAGGTTTTATCCGAGAGCATTCAAAATTAAGGAGGAGGTAAAAATGTCTATAGTAGAAGAAAAAAGAAAAGAGGAACCTATTTATGAACGATTAGGTCCAGATGAGTGTTTTATCCTGAATAAAAACGATGAAGGGATATTAGTAGTGTGTAATAAAGGTGGGAAACCTAAAATCCAACGTATCACTATTCCCCCTAAAAGTGAAAGGAAAACAAAACCAAAGCAATGACAAATTATTTGTTTGACACAATGATATTAGTTGCGATTATATGCCAAAAGAAAGTGCCTGAAAAGTGGTATTGTATATGGCAACAGATACAAGAAAAAACAAAAAAGTTATTATTGTTTGAACCACTGATAGCTGAGGTTTTTTATCAATTGATTAAAATAAAACAAGAACACTTTGTTAAGCAAGATATTTTAAAGATAAAAGGACTCCCTTGTACTTCCATAATTAAATTAGACGATAATCTTTCTTTTAAGGCAGGCAAAATTCATTACCAATCCCAAAATATTAGTTTGGTTGATGCTTTTTCACTCTGTATAGCAGAAAGATATAAAGCGATAATTTTTACAACAGATTATTCCTTAAAAAAATCTGCAGAGAAATTAAATATCAAAACAAGTTATTTACCTAAAGAAGAATTAGGTTACTAAGGAGGCTTTGGGGTCTGACCCCACCATCTTGCTATGATAAAAAATGGTGAATTAAAAAAACTTTTTAATAAATTTGTGAAAAGCGAAGAATGGGAAAAAATTAAGAGTGTCATTCTGGACAAGATAGGCTCTACCTCTTGCTGGCTAATTGACATAGAAGGTCATTACAACTTTAAAAAACAGGATGATAAGAATTTTTGCCAGATGATTAAATCCACTCCCGGCGGGGCAAATAGATGTGAGAAGTCTTTCCTGTTCACCTTACAGCAGGCAAGACGGACTAAAATGCCTGTTTGTATTATGTGTGATGCGGGTCTATTAGGATTTGCCTGCCCAATATTAGTTGGGAAAGAAGTAGTTGGAACCATCGGCGGCTGTCAGATTGCTAACTCGGATGTGGGTTATTCAGCCTATCAAGAAATAGCCAGAAAGTTTAATCTCCCGGCAGATGATTTTATAACCATTCTTCAAAAAGAAGACCACCTTATCTCAATGGATGTCCTTGAAATAGAAGTAGAATTGATTACCTTGCTGGCACAATCAGCCATAGAATTGGTTTTTAAACGCGAGCAGTTACTCGAAAGAGAAGAAGAAATAAAAGGAATATCCGAATCTTACCAATTATTTGGTTCAAATCGTGAATCTATCCTTAATCTCGGTAAGGAGAATATTTACTCTTTAATTGTTAATATGGTTGCCCGAGCTATGGGTGCGGAGATATGTTCATTAATGTTAGTGGATGAAGATACTAAAGAATTAATAATGAAAGCCGCAGTGGGATTGGAAATACCTATTGTTTCGAAGACTAAAGTGAAAGCTGGCGAAGGCGTAGTGGGATATGTCATCAATACAGGTAAATCTTTATTAGTTGAGGATATTGACAATGACCCGCGTTTTACCAGAACTTTTCACTCAAATAGATATTACACCAAATCACTTCTTACCTGTCCTTTGCGTGTTAAAGATGAAGTCGTAGGCGTGATTAGTGTTAATAATAAATATACCCACGGACCTTTTAATCAAAAGGACTTAGAACTATTGGAACAAATATCTCATCATATTAACCAGGCTTTGACGAACTTATCCCCATATCCTTCAGAAGAGGAAAAGATAAAAGAACTCAAAGCCGCCGAGGTCGCCCGATTACGCTCTGAGGCAGAACAATTAGAATTACTTTGTAATGTTAAACGAGAAGAGATAAAGGAACTTGAACGCCAGGCAGAGGAATCGGGCAAAGCCAGAGTTCAACCTCCAGAAGAATTACTCACACAGATTGAAGAACAAAAGACAGTGCTCGAGGAATTAAATAAAAAAATAGCGAGTTATGAGGAAGAATTAACCAGAAGACCTAAACTTGAAGAAATGAATGAGATAAAGATTAAACTTGAGGCAGACGCATTAAAACTAAAAGATTATGAAACTGAGATAGGAAAATTAAACGCAACCATTGCTGAAATAACCACAAGACCCCAAATAGAAGATATTGAGATGCTTCGAGCCCAGTCAATAATCGCCGAAGAGGCTAAATTAGCCAGCGAAGAATTGAAGGCTAAACTGGAAGAAGAATCTATGAAGTCCCAACTCCAGGTTGAAGAAATAGAGAGATTAAAAGCCGAACTTGAGTCGATGAAAGAATCTGTCTCGAGAGCAGAAGAGTATAAAGTCAAGGCTGAGGCTGAAAATTTGAAGGTTTTAGCCCTGACAGAGCAAATTCAAGAATTTACAACTCAAGTTGGTGAGATGGAAATGCTTAAATCACAAGTAACGGAATTGAAGGAAAAGGTTAAGGTTGAATTGCCGGCTGGTGTTGAACCAAAAGACTTCGAAGCATATTCCAGGTCATTAAAAACTAAATTAGAGGCTGAAGAAACAAAGACAAAAACCTTGACTGCCCAGATAAATGAACTTAAGACACAAATCCAGGACCAACGACTAAAAAGACAGATAGAGGAATTAGAGAGGTTAAAAAAAGAACGTTCGACTTTAGAACAATTACGGGCTCAAACCGCTTTAATTACAGAGTTAAGGGTTGAGGCAGAAAAGGCAAAAGAAAAAACAAGAACGGAACATACGGAGTTAGAAGAGTTGAAGGCTCAGCAGGCAAAGTTAAACCTTTTGTATCAGGTTAAGCAAGAGATTAAAGAGACATTACGCCAGGAGGCAGAGGCAAAAAGAGCTGAGGATACCAAAGGACAAACTGAAGCACAAGAAAGATTAAAAGAATTACGCGCCCAGGCTGAAGAATTAGAAAAACTTCGCGCCCAAACACGAGAACTTAATTTCTTATTCCGTATGACTAAAGAATTATCTCAAATGATGGAAAAGGAAAAAATTCTTGAATTAATCCTCAATGAAACATATACATATCTTGATTATCATCTGGGCGCCTATCTGATTATAAAAGATGAAAAACTTCAGGGAATCCTGCGACGAAATTGTCAGGTTAATGAAAAAATAATCGAAGATTTAAAGCAAAAGATGTTAAATCAATGGCTACAATGGAATCCACGACGCAAAAAGGATGCAAAAAGACTAATTTCTCTGGAGGTTATTGGTGAGGTAGTAAAATCTGTCTCTCAACAAGAGGACCGTCTCCCTGCCTTCATCAGTGCTCCGATTAAAGAAGGAAATAAAATTATTGGCATCCTGAGTGTTTGTAGTTTTACTAAAGATGAGTTTTCTCCAATAGAAAAAAGACTCCTGACCATCATTGGCGACCAAATATCTGTTGCCTTAGAGCGGGGTAGATTATTTGGCGAAATGAAGGATTCTGCAGAACGGGATGAATTAACTAAAGTCTATAATTTTAGATATTTTGAGAAGTTTTTTGATAAAGAATATGAGTTAGCCCTGCGATATAATCAACCACTTTCTTTAATCGTCTTAGATTTTGACCATTTGAAATACTTTAATGATACTTATGGGCATCAGGCAGGAAATCGGTTGATAAAGATTATTGCTCAATTAATCCAGCGTAAAGTTCGCAAGACAGACTGGGTAACAAGATTTGGCGGTGATGAGTTCACCATTGTTTTGCCGCAAACAAGTCAATCTGCGGCAATGTTGGTCGCAGAAAAAATACGCAGTGAAATTGCCAAACACCAGATGGTATTTGAAGGTAAATCTTTCAATTTAACTGCCAGTCTGGGGGTATCGACCTGCTATAAAGAAGACGATAAGTCATTTAATGCCAAGATGTTAGTTTCAAGGGCAGACCAGGCACTTTATTGGGCAAAGGAAGCTGGTAGAAACCGCGTCTGCCTGTATCAAACCGGTATGGAACAAAAACCCATCAAACCCCACTATCAATGGAAAGATGTCATCCTCGCCCTGATGAGACCTTTATCTTAATTTGTCCGTAACCGTTCAGGTAGTCCTTTACCGCAGAGACGCAGAGAAACCAGAGAGGAAAATATCTTTTTTTTCGCGTTTTTCGGTGTTTAAAGGTGGTGTCTGAAAATAACGCTAATAGTGAAATCTATGCAGATTTGGTGTCCAAAAGGGGATAAGGAGATAAAGGAAGATATGGAGATTATTCATTGTCCTTTCCAAAATTTTAGAATGAATTTATCTCCTAATCTCCATAATCCCCATATCTCCTTTTCTTACACTATGTTAACCTTTATGCTAGTGCTCCGTCGCTGATAATTTGATAGATTGTTTTTCTACCTGTTATTCCCGCACAAGCGGGAATCCAAATTTTAGTAAGCGTTCAGGTGGTGTAACAAAAGGAGATGTGGAGATTAAGGAGATAGGGAGATATTATTAAAAAAATTGAAATTAATAGAAACTAATAGAAATTTATGGAAATTTGTTGTTTTCCACAATCAATTTCTACCTATTTCTATAAATTTCAATCTATTTCTATTATCTTATCTCCATATCACTCTTATCTCCTTATCCCCTTTCTTACACTTTTGATATATAGCCTGAACGGTTACTAATTCTTGGTATAGTGATTTTCAACCAGCATAAGGACATCTGGGATAATTTTAACCTTTGGTTATATGGTTATTCCTGCTCTAAGTGCTCTTATAGCAGTGAGGAATCTCAAAAAGGCATTCTTAATCTCGGTAATCTTTGGGTTAATAGCGACCCTCTTGGGATTGCATCTCTCCTTCCTATTAGATTTACCTTCAGGACCAACTATTGTAACTGTTTTATGTATCTTATTAGCGTTGAGTTGGTTAAGCAAGAAAGATTCGTTTTTTATATGAGCATTACCACCACATCTGGTGTCCATAGCAGTTCGCCAACTGCTCAAAAAATGCTTAAGTCAGTGCCATTCGAACGCTCCCCTATTTATTACATGCACCCAAAATAAAAAAATATTTGACAAAATGAATGCTTTCTGTTACAATTCTAATTGAGATTAAATCTTAATTACAATTGAGGATTAAAATGAGCACCAAAGAAAAAGTTTTTAGGGATTATTTAAAACAAAAGGGACTAAAATTTACCCCTGAGCGTCAATTAGTTCTAAAATATGCCTTTGAAATCCATAGTCATTTTGAGGCAGAAGACCTGTTTCTCAAGATAAGAAAAAGTGGCAATAGGGTTTCTAAAGGCACCATTTATAGAACCTTGCCTTTATTAATCGATTGTAACCTTATTAGAACCGTAGAATTTGTTGAGCAGCATTTACATTATGAACATGTCCTGGGACATAAACATCATGAGCATTTAGTCTGTTTGAAATGTGGTCAGGTTATTGAGTTTTACAATGGTATCATTGAAGATGAATTAGAAAGGATATGCAGTAAAAATAAATTTAGATTAAACGGTCACAAGATAGAAGCTACTGGCTATTGTGAAAAGTGCCAATAAAGGGTACGTGTTTAGCGTGTTCCAAATTGCGTTGATTTGAGAAGTAACTCTTTGTTAAACAATAGGATACCGGTGCGAAATATTCCACAAGGAGTTTAATGCAAATATCAAAATGTAAAAATCAAAAGGACAAAGCAAAATGCAAAAATACTTGTAAGGCAATATAAAAAATCAAATATTAAATATTAAAAATCAAAAATAAGAATAAAAGAATTCCTTAATTTTGATATTTGCTCTTTGATTTTTGATATGATATTTGATATGTCATTTTGCATTTTTTGTATTACACAACTTGTTGTGTTTGAAGTGGTTTCGCACTAAGTCAGTACCATTCATTTGTGCTCTCTGAGCACGCTAAACAGGTACAATATAAGGAGGGTATTTTATGTGGAAAAGAATCTTTCTTGTTCAGATGGAGATAGGAGAAAGAGGAAGAATAATAGAGATTCAGGGCGGAGCAAGAATGAGTTTAAGATTAGAGAATTTGGGAATTAGAGTTGGTGAAGAGATAAAAAAGATAAGTCAACAAGCGATGCGTGGTCCAGCGGTAGTTGAGGCAGGAAAAAGCCAGGTAGCAATTGGATTTGGGATAGCATCAAGGATATTGGTAGAAGTAGAGGAGGGGAAAGAAATCAATGAAAATTCTTCTAATGGGTAATCCCAATGTAGGTAAAAGTGTAGTTTTTTCAAGACTTACCGGTGTTCATGTCATTACCTCTAATTATCCTGGCACTACCGTAGAATTTACTAAAGGCGTTATGCATCTACCAGAGGAATTAGGGTTTAGTGGAGAGACGGCTGAGGTTATCGATGTGCCGGGAGTGTATTCTTTAGAGCCTATCTCCAGAGCCGAAGAGGTTGCTATTGAGATGCTTAAGGAAGGGGATATGGTTATCAATGTGGTTAACGCCACCAATCTTGAAAGGAGTTTGAATCTCACACTTCAATTGCTTAAAAAGAGAATTCCTATCATTGTTGCCCTCAACCTCTGGGATGAAGCCCAGCATACCGGGATAAAGATTAATGTGGAAAAACTCGAACAATCACTTGGAGTTCCTTGCATTCCTACCTGTGCCATAACTGGCGAGGGGTTTAAAGAATTGGTATCCAAAATAAAAGAAGCAAAGATAGCAGAGTATGACTATGAGGAGGTAGAGAGATGGCATGAGGTTGGTAATATTACTGCCAGGGTAGAAGAAATAAGCCATCGGCATCATATGTTTAGAGAAAGACTACAAGACGCCTCAATATCTTTCTGGACAGGCATCCCCATAGCATTAATAGTCCTCTTTGCCACATTCCAGATAATTAGATTTATTGGTGAGGGATTGATAGGTTATGTATGTGAGCCATTTTTTGAGAATTTATGGGCGCCATTGATCTTAAAACTCTCAAATATTTTAGGTGGTGATAGATTCATTCACAACATATTGATTGGTAGATTGGCAGATGGGAAGGTAGATTTTGGCGAGTCATTTGGACTTCTTACCACCGGGCTTTATGTTGAGTTTGGGGCAGTGCTTCCCTATGTTTTTGCCTTCTATCTTATTCTCTCTTTCTTAGAGGATTCAGGTTATTTGCCCAGGTTAGCCGTGTTAGTTGATAACATTATGCACCGTTTAGGATTGCACGGCATGGCAATAATCCCAATGATGCTTGGCTTTGGGTGTAATGTGCCAGGTGTTTTAGCCACAAGAATTATGGAGACAAAGCGAGAAAGGTTTATTGCCGCAACATTAATGGCTATTGCTATCCCTTGTATGGCAAAAACAGCAATGCTCATTGGACTGATAGGCAAATATGGAGCATTGGGTTTAGGGATAGTATTTGGCACACTGTTTATTGTTTTAATTATTTCTGGAGTGTTCTTAAACAAAATTACAAAAGGTGAATCAATGGAGATATTTCTTGAAATACCTCCATATCGATTTCCATATTTTCGACTGTTGGTAAAAAAAATCTGGATGAGAATCTGGTGGTTTATTCGAGAAGCAACCCCCTGGTTATTATTGGGCGTATTGATTGCCAATATATTGTATGCCTTTAGAATAATTGATGTTGTTGGAAATTTCACTGCCCCTCTAATTTCAGGAGTTTTTGGTTTGCCTGAGGAAGCGGTTGGTGCCCTTTTGCTTGGGTTTTTGCGAAAGGATGTCGCGGTAGGAATGCTTATTCCATTAAATCTTACATTTTCTCAAACGGTCGTTGCCGCTGTGGTCCTGGGTATGTATTTTCCCTGTGTGGCTACCTTTGCTATCATGGTAAAGGAACTTGGGGTAACAGGCATGCTCAGAGCTACAATATTCATGATTATTTCTACCTTGCTGGTAGGTGGAATACTTAATTTGGTGATTGGTAAATGGTAATCATTTACAAAAATGTGTGTCCTCTTATTCCCGAATCATGTTAGTCAAGTCAAATGTTGTCTTCAAGATTCTTTCGGTAATATCTTCAGATAAAGAACCCATTCCACAACTTGGTGTGATAAATAGATTTTTTAATAATAGGTCTTTTGGAATATCCTGACTGACTAACTTACTGGCTAAAAGCTCTATCCCTTCGTTGAATCTTCTAAATAAAGGATGAACATTCTCATTCAGAATTTCTTCAGAACTTGGAACAATTCCCCAGGCAAGCATTCCCCCTCTATTTAAAAATACGGTTAATTCTTCCGGGTATAAAGCAAGATTCAAAATGAACTCGTAGGCATCAAAATTAACAATATCTACGCTTGTTTCCATAAGCACTGACCAATCGGTATTACCACAGCAATGAATACCAACTAAGGCATTACTATTTTCTTTAATAGTTTTAATTACTTCATTTAAAGAAGAAACTATTGTTTCCTTACTTAAACTAATATAGGCAGAACCAAAGGCAGATAAATATGGTTCATCAATGAAGATGATTATTGGTAGATTCAGGTCTTTAAGTTTTGTGATTTGCCAGACTGATTTCATTGCCAATCCCTTAATTATCGTGTCAAATAATTGCTCATTATAGATAATTGCCCTTTTTGTTTCATCAGGAACCGTCAAACCAAAACTAATAGGTCCGGTGATTTGTCCTTTGATAAATTTAATTCCGGCAGGCATCTGTTTTTTTAAATACCCGAGCATAGCATAAAATCCCGCCGCATAATCCTCGCCTAT
Protein-coding regions in this window:
- a CDS encoding PIN domain-containing protein, with the translated sequence MTNYLFDTMILVAIICQKKVPEKWYCIWQQIQEKTKKLLLFEPLIAEVFYQLIKIKQEHFVKQDILKIKGLPCTSIIKLDDNLSFKAGKIHYQSQNISLVDAFSLCIAERYKAIIFTTDYSLKKSAEKLNIKTSYLPKEELGY
- a CDS encoding diguanylate cyclase; this encodes MIKNGELKKLFNKFVKSEEWEKIKSVILDKIGSTSCWLIDIEGHYNFKKQDDKNFCQMIKSTPGGANRCEKSFLFTLQQARRTKMPVCIMCDAGLLGFACPILVGKEVVGTIGGCQIANSDVGYSAYQEIARKFNLPADDFITILQKEDHLISMDVLEIEVELITLLAQSAIELVFKREQLLEREEEIKGISESYQLFGSNRESILNLGKENIYSLIVNMVARAMGAEICSLMLVDEDTKELIMKAAVGLEIPIVSKTKVKAGEGVVGYVINTGKSLLVEDIDNDPRFTRTFHSNRYYTKSLLTCPLRVKDEVVGVISVNNKYTHGPFNQKDLELLEQISHHINQALTNLSPYPSEEEKIKELKAAEVARLRSEAEQLELLCNVKREEIKELERQAEESGKARVQPPEELLTQIEEQKTVLEELNKKIASYEEELTRRPKLEEMNEIKIKLEADALKLKDYETEIGKLNATIAEITTRPQIEDIEMLRAQSIIAEEAKLASEELKAKLEEESMKSQLQVEEIERLKAELESMKESVSRAEEYKVKAEAENLKVLALTEQIQEFTTQVGEMEMLKSQVTELKEKVKVELPAGVEPKDFEAYSRSLKTKLEAEETKTKTLTAQINELKTQIQDQRLKRQIEELERLKKERSTLEQLRAQTALITELRVEAEKAKEKTRTEHTELEELKAQQAKLNLLYQVKQEIKETLRQEAEAKRAEDTKGQTEAQERLKELRAQAEELEKLRAQTRELNFLFRMTKELSQMMEKEKILELILNETYTYLDYHLGAYLIIKDEKLQGILRRNCQVNEKIIEDLKQKMLNQWLQWNPRRKKDAKRLISLEVIGEVVKSVSQQEDRLPAFISAPIKEGNKIIGILSVCSFTKDEFSPIEKRLLTIIGDQISVALERGRLFGEMKDSAERDELTKVYNFRYFEKFFDKEYELALRYNQPLSLIVLDFDHLKYFNDTYGHQAGNRLIKIIAQLIQRKVRKTDWVTRFGGDEFTIVLPQTSQSAAMLVAEKIRSEIAKHQMVFEGKSFNLTASLGVSTCYKEDDKSFNAKMLVSRADQALYWAKEAGRNRVCLYQTGMEQKPIKPHYQWKDVILALMRPLS
- a CDS encoding metal ABC transporter permease; the protein is MVIPALSALIAVRNLKKAFLISVIFGLIATLLGLHLSFLLDLPSGPTIVTVLCILLALSWLSKKDSFFI
- a CDS encoding FeoA family protein, with translation MWKRIFLVQMEIGERGRIIEIQGGARMSLRLENLGIRVGEEIKKISQQAMRGPAVVEAGKSQVAIGFGIASRILVEVEEGKEINENSSNG
- a CDS encoding ferrous iron transporter B, translating into MKILLMGNPNVGKSVVFSRLTGVHVITSNYPGTTVEFTKGVMHLPEELGFSGETAEVIDVPGVYSLEPISRAEEVAIEMLKEGDMVINVVNATNLERSLNLTLQLLKKRIPIIVALNLWDEAQHTGIKINVEKLEQSLGVPCIPTCAITGEGFKELVSKIKEAKIAEYDYEEVERWHEVGNITARVEEISHRHHMFRERLQDASISFWTGIPIALIVLFATFQIIRFIGEGLIGYVCEPFFENLWAPLILKLSNILGGDRFIHNILIGRLADGKVDFGESFGLLTTGLYVEFGAVLPYVFAFYLILSFLEDSGYLPRLAVLVDNIMHRLGLHGMAIIPMMLGFGCNVPGVLATRIMETKRERFIAATLMAIAIPCMAKTAMLIGLIGKYGALGLGIVFGTLFIVLIISGVFLNKITKGESMEIFLEIPPYRFPYFRLLVKKIWMRIWWFIREATPWLLLGVLIANILYAFRIIDVVGNFTAPLISGVFGLPEEAVGALLLGFLRKDVAVGMLIPLNLTFSQTVVAAVVLGMYFPCVATFAIMVKELGVTGMLRATIFMIISTLLVGGILNLVIGKW
- a CDS encoding Fur family transcriptional regulator; protein product: MSTKEKVFRDYLKQKGLKFTPERQLVLKYAFEIHSHFEAEDLFLKIRKSGNRVSKGTIYRTLPLLIDCNLIRTVEFVEQHLHYEHVLGHKHHEHLVCLKCGQVIEFYNGIIEDELERICSKNKFRLNGHKIEATGYCEKCQ